In Novipirellula caenicola, one genomic interval encodes:
- a CDS encoding NAD(P)/FAD-dependent oxidoreductase, which translates to MKSSYDCVVIGAGPGGCSAAAIVAQSGLSTLLIEREPFPRFHVGESLMPETYWPLQRLGLIDRMKEAGFQVKKSVQFVSHHGNESAPFFFRQHDMRECSDTWQVERSEFDKMLFDRAEELGADCHDQTRLLDVRFDDMQKIVGVRIRDRDGNERDIDCSVVIDATGQQSFIANKLKLKEVNPDLRKVAIWSYYRDAVRDEGDNGGATIILNTESKESWFWFIPLSRGITSIGCVGDTDYMIKGRAKPEQVFYEELERCPGLKPRLENATRLGDIRVAKEFSYMTTQHAGDGWVLVGDALGFIDPVYSSGVYFALEMGVRAGDAVVEGFKKNDLSAAQLGGWTESFLEGVQWLRKLVAAFYTKEFSIGRFMKEYPEHRGRVTDLLIGRIFDESAEQLFKDMDTSIEKAKMESAM; encoded by the coding sequence ATGAAGTCAAGTTATGATTGTGTCGTGATCGGTGCTGGACCGGGGGGGTGCTCGGCCGCCGCAATCGTGGCTCAATCGGGGCTTTCGACGCTGCTGATTGAACGCGAGCCTTTTCCTCGTTTTCACGTTGGCGAATCGCTGATGCCGGAAACGTACTGGCCGCTGCAACGTCTCGGTTTGATCGACCGGATGAAGGAAGCTGGATTTCAAGTCAAAAAGAGCGTGCAGTTTGTCAGTCATCATGGCAACGAATCCGCTCCCTTCTTTTTTCGTCAGCACGACATGCGTGAGTGCAGCGACACGTGGCAAGTCGAACGCAGCGAGTTTGACAAGATGCTGTTTGATCGCGCCGAAGAACTTGGCGCTGACTGCCATGATCAAACACGCTTGCTGGACGTCCGTTTTGATGACATGCAAAAGATCGTGGGAGTGCGAATCCGTGATCGCGATGGCAACGAACGCGACATTGATTGTTCGGTTGTGATCGATGCCACTGGGCAACAATCGTTTATTGCCAACAAATTGAAATTAAAAGAGGTCAATCCCGACCTCCGCAAAGTCGCGATTTGGTCCTACTATCGCGATGCAGTCCGAGACGAGGGTGACAACGGCGGCGCCACCATCATCCTGAACACCGAATCCAAGGAATCATGGTTCTGGTTCATCCCATTGTCACGAGGCATCACCAGCATTGGCTGCGTCGGCGACACCGACTATATGATCAAAGGACGTGCGAAACCCGAACAGGTCTTCTACGAAGAACTCGAGCGATGTCCAGGACTGAAACCTCGGCTAGAAAACGCCACCCGTCTCGGTGACATTCGAGTCGCCAAAGAATTTTCTTATATGACCACCCAACACGCCGGCGATGGTTGGGTCTTGGTCGGTGATGCACTCGGGTTCATCGATCCGGTCTACTCTTCGGGCGTCTACTTTGCACTAGAAATGGGAGTCCGCGCCGGCGACGCAGTGGTCGAAGGATTCAAGAAGAACGACCTCAGCGCCGCTCAACTCGGCGGCTGGACCGAATCGTTCCTCGAAGGGGTCCAGTGGCTGCGCAAATTGGTGGCTGCGTTCTACACCAAGGAATTCAGCATCGGCCGGTTCATGAAAGAGTATCCTGAACACCGAGGCCGAGTGACCGATTTGCTGATCGGCCGAATTTTCGACGAGAGCGCCGAGCAATTGTTCAAAGACATGGACACATCGATCGAAAAAGCCAAGATGGAATCGGCGATGTAG
- a CDS encoding efflux RND transporter permease subunit, whose product MAEIDYRRRRYLRRLAIGLGLMLVLAIPAILHSHAAIESILNRPPDWVPDSLPEKAEFNEFTRRFSAADVILIGWDGSDLGSESLQDAVALLDPLCQQPNDLLDEDREPLPDWAVAKIAAVQAICGEQQPLKWCRSGSNMLDKMMASPANLPRRVAVARLHGSMVGDDGEQTCMIVSMDESALVHRRHVLPVIREMVARRVDVPVESVAMVGGPFDGATVDEASVRSVRYFAPPSAVFAAILCFIALRSLPLTTVITAVAVIGEGMVLAAVYYMGTPLNAVLIVLPPLVFVLTVSAGIHLSNYYLDASHEHPELNRTGAARRAMRAGLAPCLLATGTTVVGLGSLVLVRIEPIRIFGAIASMGVLGTLLMLLLVLPGAMVLTDPRMPSPEAEPKDTWVTRIRGRVRRRIRKRLARPWPVIITFVLLTIVLGFGLRNLETSVNVPRMFLPSSDIRTQYEWFEENIGPTVTGELLVSFPPISDDDDPLERLELVKEVHKTALEQESVDGVLSPLSFIPPVKSGASLSATASRSVVRSLIRDPDSSIGKLGFISRDEKAEVWRVSIRLPQNENVDHGTMITQIRDEVDQTIAENELDATVTLTGHVAIVQKAQEVLLRDLFRSFLAAFGVVAVVMMFLLRSLLGGLIAMLPNLFPTIALFGCMGLIRTPLDIGSVMTASVALGIAVDDTIHLVSRYGSRRARGLGQIRAVFGALSQCGWAMLQTTLVCGLSLMAYWFSDFVPTSQFAVLMMGLLLAALVGDLLLLPSLMSSVLGRWLARSVGADPKAAIGSDAPRRRKPFDVRRLPRRRRARQTRST is encoded by the coding sequence ATGGCTGAAATCGATTACCGGCGACGTCGTTATTTGCGGCGACTGGCGATCGGTCTCGGTTTAATGTTGGTGTTGGCGATTCCGGCGATTCTGCATTCGCACGCGGCGATCGAGAGTATTTTGAATCGTCCCCCGGATTGGGTACCCGATTCGTTGCCGGAAAAGGCCGAGTTTAACGAGTTTACTCGTCGTTTTTCCGCGGCGGACGTCATTCTGATAGGCTGGGATGGATCCGATCTAGGGTCCGAGTCGTTGCAGGACGCGGTGGCGCTGTTGGATCCGTTGTGCCAGCAGCCCAATGATCTGTTGGACGAGGATCGTGAGCCGCTGCCCGATTGGGCGGTCGCCAAGATTGCCGCAGTGCAAGCGATTTGTGGCGAGCAGCAGCCGCTGAAATGGTGTCGCAGCGGATCGAATATGCTCGACAAAATGATGGCGTCGCCGGCAAATTTGCCGCGCCGCGTTGCCGTCGCTCGGCTGCATGGATCGATGGTCGGTGACGACGGCGAACAGACGTGCATGATTGTTTCGATGGATGAATCGGCGTTGGTCCATCGGCGGCACGTGTTGCCAGTGATTCGCGAAATGGTCGCTCGCCGCGTGGACGTTCCGGTCGAGTCGGTCGCCATGGTCGGCGGTCCGTTTGACGGAGCGACGGTGGATGAGGCGAGTGTCCGTTCGGTTCGCTATTTCGCCCCGCCGTCGGCGGTATTCGCAGCGATATTGTGTTTTATCGCGTTGCGATCGCTGCCGTTGACGACCGTGATCACAGCGGTGGCGGTGATTGGCGAAGGGATGGTGTTGGCGGCGGTCTACTATATGGGGACTCCGCTGAATGCCGTGCTGATCGTGTTGCCACCGTTAGTGTTCGTGTTGACCGTTTCGGCCGGAATCCATCTCAGCAACTATTACTTGGATGCTTCGCACGAGCATCCGGAATTAAATCGCACCGGTGCGGCGCGGCGGGCGATGCGGGCGGGGTTGGCGCCCTGTTTGTTGGCGACCGGAACCACGGTGGTCGGACTCGGATCGCTAGTCTTGGTGCGGATCGAACCGATTCGTATCTTTGGTGCGATCGCGTCGATGGGCGTCTTGGGCACGTTACTGATGTTGTTGTTGGTGCTGCCTGGGGCGATGGTGCTAACCGATCCTCGCATGCCATCGCCCGAGGCGGAACCCAAAGACACTTGGGTGACCCGGATTCGCGGTCGCGTGCGTCGCAGGATTCGCAAACGATTGGCGCGTCCGTGGCCGGTCATCATCACGTTTGTGCTGCTGACGATCGTGTTGGGGTTTGGACTACGAAACCTCGAGACGTCGGTCAATGTGCCGCGAATGTTTTTGCCTAGCAGCGACATTCGAACTCAATATGAATGGTTCGAAGAAAATATCGGTCCGACGGTGACTGGCGAGCTGTTGGTTTCGTTTCCTCCGATAAGCGACGACGATGATCCGCTTGAGCGATTGGAGCTCGTCAAAGAGGTGCACAAGACCGCGTTGGAACAAGAGTCGGTTGATGGAGTATTGTCGCCGTTATCGTTCATTCCGCCGGTCAAGAGTGGAGCCAGTTTGTCGGCGACCGCCAGCCGCAGTGTGGTGCGTTCGTTGATTCGCGACCCCGATTCGTCGATTGGTAAATTGGGGTTCATCTCGCGTGACGAGAAAGCCGAGGTGTGGCGGGTCAGCATCCGTTTGCCTCAGAATGAAAATGTCGATCATGGCACGATGATCACTCAGATTCGCGACGAGGTGGATCAGACGATTGCCGAAAATGAATTGGACGCCACCGTGACGTTGACCGGGCATGTCGCGATCGTTCAAAAAGCCCAAGAGGTGCTGCTGCGTGACCTGTTCCGCAGCTTTTTGGCGGCGTTTGGTGTCGTTGCGGTCGTGATGATGTTTTTGCTGCGAAGCTTGCTAGGCGGTTTGATCGCGATGCTGCCGAATCTGTTTCCCACGATCGCCTTGTTCGGGTGTATGGGGTTGATCCGGACGCCTTTGGATATCGGATCGGTCATGACCGCAAGCGTGGCATTGGGGATCGCCGTGGATGATACGATCCACTTGGTCAGTCGCTACGGTTCACGTCGGGCCCGAGGATTGGGCCAAATTCGTGCGGTCTTTGGTGCGTTGTCCCAGTGCGGTTGGGCAATGTTACAAACGACACTCGTTTGCGGATTGTCGCTGATGGCGTATTGGTTCAGCGATTTTGTGCCGACCAGCCAATTTGCGGTCTTGATGATGGGGTTGTTGTTGGCGGCGCTGGTCGGCGATTTGCTGTTGTTGCCATCGCTGATGTCCAGCGTTCTAGGACGCTGGTTGGCGCGGTCGGTCGGCGCCGATCCCAAGGCGGCCATCGGGTCAGATGCACCGCGACGCCGCAAACCGTTCGATGTGCGGCGATTGCCACGGCGTCGCCGCGCTCGGCAGACGCGGTCGACGTAA
- a CDS encoding arylsulfatase: protein MSYRTSFLSAVVVLAAISARSDASERPAETTGKPNVILIVTDDQGYGDMSCHGNPWLKTPNLDRLCAEGVSLENYHVDPVCTPTRAALMTGRYSTRVGAWDVTQGRQLLASDERTMADVFSDSGYRTGMFGKWHLGDTWPYAPRFRGFHVVVRHLAGGIDEIGNPIGNDYFDDTYYRNGVREKIDGYCTDVFFAECERFVTQASVKPFFVYLPLNAMHGPHTVAENYSAPFRAQGHSEKRSKFFGQIINFDENLGRLFDALQKNKLAENTIVIFMGDNGTSEGADGRDPDDGFNAGMRGKKGSVYEGGHRVACFVRWPARLDAGKPIKRLTSCRDWLPTLIDLCELDVPDGKRFDGQSIKPLLVGESDEWEPRTLFVQRQADQPKLLLDRKGDNQRRFPHYGVLTETWRLVDGELYNISEDPGQTNDLAKQHPEVVQELKSSYRQHYADVFRDDAPYVRFQLGDSRENPTLLTVRDWHPTEGDVIWRQEQLADDTLSINGFWAVDVTQSGRYAIRLARFPDDSPASMEATKAVLRVGDQKLEKQIRKRDMSVTFELELPAGPAILQSWLSDDEGVVRGAYFVSVKRN, encoded by the coding sequence ATGAGTTATCGAACAAGTTTTCTTAGCGCTGTTGTTGTTTTAGCTGCGATCTCGGCGAGGTCCGACGCTTCCGAACGACCAGCGGAAACAACGGGTAAACCCAATGTCATTCTGATCGTCACGGACGACCAGGGCTACGGTGACATGTCTTGTCATGGAAACCCATGGCTCAAAACACCCAACCTGGATCGGCTTTGTGCCGAAGGCGTAAGCCTGGAAAACTATCATGTCGATCCAGTGTGCACGCCGACACGCGCTGCGTTGATGACCGGACGGTATTCGACGCGTGTGGGAGCGTGGGATGTCACTCAGGGCAGACAGCTACTCGCGTCCGACGAACGAACCATGGCGGATGTCTTCTCCGATTCTGGTTATCGAACCGGCATGTTTGGCAAATGGCACCTGGGCGACACGTGGCCGTACGCGCCTCGTTTTCGCGGATTTCACGTCGTCGTTCGGCATCTCGCTGGCGGCATCGACGAAATCGGCAACCCGATCGGTAACGACTATTTTGATGACACCTATTATCGCAACGGCGTCCGCGAAAAGATCGACGGGTATTGCACGGATGTGTTTTTCGCGGAGTGCGAGCGGTTTGTGACGCAGGCGTCGGTCAAACCATTCTTTGTCTATCTGCCACTCAACGCGATGCACGGACCGCATACGGTCGCCGAAAACTATTCGGCTCCGTTTCGTGCCCAAGGTCATTCAGAGAAACGATCAAAGTTCTTTGGCCAGATCATCAACTTTGACGAAAACCTGGGCCGCTTGTTCGATGCATTACAGAAGAACAAGCTTGCCGAGAACACGATTGTCATTTTTATGGGAGACAATGGTACCTCCGAGGGCGCAGACGGTCGTGATCCTGATGACGGATTCAATGCGGGCATGCGAGGAAAGAAGGGTTCCGTCTACGAAGGTGGACATCGGGTCGCGTGCTTTGTCCGCTGGCCAGCCCGGCTGGACGCGGGGAAACCGATCAAACGATTGACCTCTTGTCGAGACTGGCTGCCTACGCTGATCGATTTGTGCGAATTGGATGTGCCCGATGGCAAGCGTTTCGATGGTCAGAGCATCAAACCACTGCTGGTCGGAGAAAGCGACGAATGGGAACCCCGAACGCTGTTTGTCCAGCGACAGGCGGACCAACCCAAGCTTCTTCTCGACCGCAAAGGCGACAACCAACGCCGCTTTCCACACTACGGCGTGCTCACTGAAACATGGCGGTTGGTCGACGGCGAACTCTACAACATCAGCGAGGATCCTGGTCAGACGAACGACCTCGCGAAGCAGCATCCTGAGGTTGTCCAGGAACTGAAGTCCAGCTACCGCCAACATTACGCAGACGTCTTTCGTGATGACGCTCCGTATGTGCGATTCCAGCTCGGTGATAGCCGCGAGAATCCGACGTTGTTGACGGTGCGTGATTGGCATCCGACCGAAGGCGATGTGATTTGGAGGCAAGAACAACTAGCTGACGACACACTGTCGATCAATGGATTTTGGGCGGTGGATGTGACCCAGTCTGGTCGTTACGCAATTCGACTAGCCCGATTTCCCGACGATTCGCCGGCGTCGATGGAGGCAACCAAAGCGGTGCTGCGTGTGGGGGACCAGAAGCTTGAGAAACAAATCCGCAAACGCGACATGTCGGTCACGTTTGAATTGGAGCTTCCAGCGGGCCCGGCGATTTTGCAAAGCTGGCTCAGTGACGATGAAGGCGTTGTCCGCGGAGCCTATTTTGTGAGCGTAAAACGGAATTGA
- the epsC gene encoding serine O-acetyltransferase EpsC: MSSDFRLKEQLPELTEQIVATYTPDDAINHLGHCPLPSYTAVVEILLDLKDVLYPGYRRKTGLHAGNVRYHVGSLIDSLHDQLTTQIARALRHEHRVQKKHMDCESDIDFEAKGQAMAIELLKRIPELRRILATDVQAAYDGDPACQTSDEVVFCYPGFEAITVYRIAHQLVKLHVPFIPRMMTEWAHKQTGIDIHPGATIGDHFFIDHGTGVVIGETCVIGRGVKLYQGVTLGALSFKTDDDGHLIRGTKRHPTIEDGVVVYANATILGGKTTIGKDSVIGSSVWITKSVGPRTTVVLEKPQLRVRSGQNDELVDELNFQI, translated from the coding sequence GTGTCGTCTGACTTTCGCTTGAAAGAGCAGCTGCCTGAATTGACTGAGCAGATTGTTGCGACCTATACGCCCGACGATGCAATCAACCATCTCGGTCATTGCCCACTGCCCAGCTATACCGCCGTTGTCGAGATCTTGTTGGACTTGAAGGATGTCCTGTACCCAGGTTACCGTCGCAAAACGGGGCTGCACGCAGGGAACGTTCGCTACCACGTCGGCAGCCTGATCGATTCGCTGCATGACCAATTGACGACCCAGATCGCACGGGCGCTGCGGCACGAGCACCGTGTGCAAAAGAAACACATGGATTGCGAAAGCGACATCGACTTCGAGGCCAAAGGGCAAGCGATGGCGATCGAGCTGTTAAAGCGAATCCCTGAACTGCGTCGCATCCTGGCGACTGACGTGCAAGCGGCTTACGATGGCGATCCCGCCTGTCAAACCAGTGACGAAGTGGTTTTTTGCTATCCCGGATTCGAAGCGATTACGGTCTACCGAATCGCTCATCAATTGGTCAAGCTGCATGTACCATTCATCCCACGGATGATGACCGAATGGGCGCACAAGCAAACGGGCATCGATATTCACCCCGGTGCAACGATTGGCGATCATTTCTTTATCGACCACGGCACTGGTGTCGTGATCGGTGAAACCTGTGTCATCGGTCGCGGCGTCAAACTGTATCAAGGGGTTACCCTTGGTGCCCTCAGTTTCAAGACCGATGACGATGGTCATTTGATTCGTGGAACGAAGCGGCATCCCACGATCGAAGATGGCGTGGTTGTGTACGCCAATGCAACGATCTTGGGTGGCAAGACGACGATCGGCAAAGACAGCGTGATCGGTTCGAGCGTGTGGATCACCAAGAGTGTGGGCCCGCGAACGACGGTGGTGCTCGAAAAACCTCAACTGCGGGTTCGCAGCGGGCAAAACGATGAACTGGTCGACGAGCTAAATTTCCAGATTTAA
- a CDS encoding WD40 repeat domain-containing serine/threonine protein kinase, with amino-acid sequence MRSESEPSEKDPVDVCTPQNDSFYQQLRQNKDASFTGRLLLDESRLNAVRERFRNVGDSVATQSLGSAAPDDDFETPLQIGRFAIRGILGVGGFSTVYRAHDEMLQREVALKSFRRNRDAATDDEDPRLFEARAAARLNHPYLVPLYEAFQDSQSVYLVSEYCEGPTLAQWLKEHSGPVDPSVVGDTILRLADAIVHVHERGLVHRDIKPQNILLQPDSTSSQSSQLSPRLTDFGLVRDLFSETQADSDERMVGTLHYMAPEQVLYSEQTHGESCDIFSLGVLTYRMLTGLLPHRGRNAEEVFESICFAKPVAPRLISRGIPRDLEAICLKCLAKDPAQRYASASELTADLNRWRQGLMVHARPRSLAERTIHAARRSPLETGLLATVFLLIAGGAMVLANSNRRLADKQKSLQLALANIQIRKEIAIRQEHQTRVQRDRAKEQERIATQTAYHSDLRYAYSSLASKSPAKAIQIAESIERFAAGVIPIGDDLRLLKSQASKGWYSLAPHATRIRDVLILKQSDRGLVASEDGTIRIHRLDNAELSQEFVLPDDTRVYSVAVTADETLMAVGKQIAEDGEWLETRNEVEFIALDGSLPPAPLTDFPTTIQSLAFSPDNTRIAVGCRYEPIQIFSVHPKETASTNVPVVSIDAPRRNHDITFSPNGKQLLTLKQQNMPQLVHVDNPSITEEFDLEKLVYRMALSEDGRYLVCTFSHADYLHLFDLESPNRKIQLEQPIGNPNCVAISDQGDQVVAGFHNGTIVTWDLNTTIANAAEETVDHPSVLDPTGIKVLHNGTVTEISIDDRGHILSGGEDGSVAISPSRAIVAPSIATAEHSTDAALTHDGKIALLACANSEVLWIDTKTLQINQVQTPRLGELPTQIKISPNDHWFSVGYDNGNAQLVNLLKPTVSYSVMCPECETEDQRSVHVDFGFDGNQMLVSSDRGYEIKLCQLPTISSEPDHPGNELVTVGRLRLPVDHRTCLLHRTNQCLLFGEYIGEYRFDEGDGNVVSRGVNQFRAACTDHATKRIFSAAFDGRIRLHDWQGHILKTGNRWESDDNDQRRWPEMTAITITPDCESLLTGGHDGSIAIWNSRDLRFIGTLIPANHLGPITNIAFADDGRLWMYHQRMNDPDHPQPGLKIQWIQ; translated from the coding sequence ATGCGAAGTGAGTCAGAGCCATCGGAGAAGGATCCGGTCGACGTTTGCACGCCACAGAACGATTCGTTTTACCAGCAGCTACGTCAAAACAAAGACGCTTCGTTCACCGGGCGTTTGTTGTTAGATGAATCACGGCTCAACGCGGTCCGCGAGCGATTCCGAAACGTTGGCGATTCGGTGGCAACCCAATCGCTGGGCTCCGCCGCACCGGATGACGACTTCGAAACGCCTCTGCAGATTGGGCGTTTCGCCATCCGTGGCATCTTAGGTGTCGGCGGGTTTTCAACCGTCTATCGCGCTCATGACGAGATGTTGCAACGCGAGGTCGCGCTAAAATCGTTTCGCCGAAATCGCGATGCGGCGACGGATGACGAAGATCCTCGGTTGTTCGAAGCTCGCGCGGCCGCTCGTTTGAACCACCCCTATTTGGTCCCGCTGTACGAAGCGTTCCAAGACTCGCAATCGGTCTATCTCGTTTCCGAGTACTGCGAGGGGCCGACGCTTGCTCAATGGTTAAAAGAACACTCAGGTCCGGTCGATCCGTCGGTGGTGGGTGACACGATCTTGCGTTTAGCCGATGCGATCGTGCATGTCCACGAACGTGGTCTCGTTCATCGTGACATCAAACCACAAAACATCCTGCTGCAACCCGACTCGACGAGTAGCCAGTCGTCCCAATTGTCGCCTCGGTTAACCGACTTTGGACTCGTCCGCGATCTTTTTTCCGAAACGCAAGCCGACTCGGATGAACGCATGGTCGGAACGCTTCACTACATGGCTCCCGAGCAAGTGCTATACAGCGAACAAACGCATGGTGAATCGTGCGATATTTTTTCGCTTGGCGTGCTGACCTATCGAATGCTGACGGGACTCCTGCCCCACCGCGGCAGAAACGCGGAAGAGGTATTTGAATCGATCTGCTTCGCAAAGCCCGTTGCGCCACGCCTCATCTCGCGTGGCATCCCCAGGGACCTCGAAGCAATCTGCCTGAAATGCCTTGCCAAAGATCCCGCACAACGTTACGCCAGTGCGAGCGAATTGACGGCGGACCTGAACCGGTGGCGACAAGGATTGATGGTCCACGCTCGCCCTCGTTCGCTCGCCGAACGAACCATCCACGCCGCTCGCAGGTCACCGCTGGAAACGGGACTGCTAGCCACGGTGTTTCTGCTCATCGCCGGTGGTGCCATGGTGCTCGCCAATAGCAATCGTCGTCTCGCCGACAAACAAAAATCGCTGCAGCTCGCGTTAGCCAACATCCAAATCCGCAAAGAAATCGCGATCCGTCAGGAACATCAAACGCGTGTGCAACGAGATCGTGCAAAAGAACAAGAACGGATTGCGACTCAAACCGCCTACCATTCCGATCTGCGATACGCTTATTCGTCGTTGGCGAGCAAGAGTCCGGCCAAGGCGATTCAGATTGCCGAGTCGATCGAGCGATTTGCCGCAGGGGTGATTCCCATTGGCGATGATTTACGACTTTTGAAATCCCAGGCGAGCAAAGGTTGGTATTCCTTGGCTCCGCATGCCACTCGGATCCGTGACGTACTGATTTTGAAGCAAAGCGATCGCGGCCTTGTCGCCAGCGAAGATGGAACCATCCGGATTCATCGCCTCGACAATGCAGAGCTGTCGCAAGAATTTGTGCTTCCCGATGACACGCGTGTCTATTCGGTGGCAGTCACGGCCGACGAAACCTTGATGGCCGTCGGCAAACAAATCGCCGAAGATGGCGAGTGGTTAGAAACACGCAACGAGGTTGAGTTCATTGCCTTGGACGGTTCACTGCCTCCAGCACCGTTGACCGATTTTCCCACCACCATCCAATCGCTTGCCTTCAGTCCCGACAACACTCGCATCGCGGTCGGTTGCCGCTACGAACCGATTCAGATTTTCTCGGTACATCCGAAGGAGACGGCATCGACGAACGTCCCCGTTGTCTCGATTGACGCACCTCGTCGAAACCACGACATCACCTTTTCACCGAACGGCAAACAATTGCTGACGTTGAAACAGCAAAACATGCCGCAGCTGGTTCACGTCGATAACCCATCGATCACCGAGGAATTCGATTTGGAAAAACTGGTTTATCGAATGGCTTTGTCCGAAGATGGGCGTTATCTCGTCTGCACCTTCTCGCATGCTGACTATTTGCATCTGTTTGATTTGGAATCGCCAAATCGAAAAATCCAACTCGAACAACCGATCGGCAACCCCAATTGCGTGGCAATCTCGGACCAGGGGGATCAAGTCGTCGCCGGTTTTCACAACGGAACGATCGTCACGTGGGACTTGAATACAACCATCGCAAATGCGGCCGAAGAAACCGTGGACCATCCAAGCGTGCTGGATCCAACCGGTATCAAGGTTCTACACAACGGCACCGTGACCGAGATCTCGATCGATGACCGCGGTCACATTCTTAGCGGCGGTGAAGATGGGTCCGTTGCGATTAGCCCGTCTCGCGCGATCGTGGCCCCTTCGATTGCCACGGCTGAACATTCCACCGACGCAGCGCTGACGCACGACGGAAAAATCGCACTGCTGGCGTGTGCCAATTCAGAGGTCCTCTGGATTGATACGAAAACCTTGCAAATCAATCAGGTGCAGACTCCCCGCCTCGGCGAGTTACCGACGCAAATCAAAATCTCACCGAACGATCATTGGTTTAGCGTGGGATACGACAATGGCAACGCTCAGCTGGTCAATCTCTTGAAACCGACGGTCTCGTACTCGGTCATGTGTCCGGAATGCGAGACGGAGGACCAAAGAAGCGTCCACGTCGACTTTGGCTTTGACGGCAATCAGATGCTCGTCTCTTCTGACCGTGGCTACGAGATCAAATTGTGCCAACTGCCGACAATATCCAGCGAGCCCGACCACCCCGGTAACGAACTGGTGACGGTCGGCCGATTACGATTACCCGTGGACCATCGCACCTGCCTGCTGCACCGGACGAATCAATGTTTGTTGTTTGGCGAATACATCGGAGAATATCGATTCGATGAAGGCGACGGAAACGTGGTCTCACGTGGAGTGAACCAATTCCGTGCGGCTTGCACCGATCATGCCACGAAGAGAATTTTTTCGGCGGCGTTTGATGGCCGAATTCGGCTGCATGATTGGCAAGGCCATATCTTGAAAACCGGCAACCGCTGGGAATCCGATGACAACGACCAGCGGCGGTGGCCGGAAATGACGGCGATCACGATCACGCCCGATTGCGAAAGTTTGTTGACCGGCGGCCATGATGGATCGATCGCCATTTGGAACTCGCGGGATTTGCGGTTCATTGGCACCTTGATCCCCGCGAACCACCTCGGCCCAATCACCAACATTGCCTTCGCGGACGACGGCCGACTGTGGATGTATCACCAGCGGATGAACGATCCTGATCACCCGCAGCCGGGTCTGAAAATTCAGTGGATCCAGTAG